The Streptomyces sp. HUAS CB01 genome has a segment encoding these proteins:
- the nirD gene encoding nitrite reductase small subunit NirD, which yields MTIQDAPAITLQLELGGSWLPVCEITRLTPGRGMAALLPDGRQAAVFLDRSGTPYAIDNRDPFTGAQVLSRGLLGSADGRAFVASPLLKQRFDLATGRCLDDDEVSVRAYAVRWT from the coding sequence ATGACGATCCAGGACGCACCCGCGATCACGCTCCAGCTCGAACTGGGCGGCAGCTGGCTGCCCGTCTGCGAGATCACCCGGCTCACCCCGGGCCGGGGCATGGCAGCCCTGCTCCCCGACGGCCGGCAGGCCGCGGTCTTCCTGGACCGCTCCGGGACGCCGTACGCGATCGACAACCGCGACCCGTTCACCGGCGCCCAGGTCCTGTCCCGGGGCCTGCTGGGCTCCGCCGACGGGCGGGCCTTCGTCGCCTCCCCGCTGCTGAAGCAGCGCTTCGACCTGGCCACGGGCCGCTGCCTGGACGACGACGAGGTGTCGGTGCGGGCGTACGCCGTGCGCTGGACCTGA
- the cutA gene encoding divalent-cation tolerance protein CutA, translating into MFVIRALTVLTTTDSAAKAEELARGAVEARLAACAQISAPVTSVYHWRNAIETSEEWQVLLKTTEDRYEALETHLLAHHDYDTPEIIATPVVRGSAGYLAWIAAETAEQA; encoded by the coding sequence GTGTTCGTGATCCGGGCCCTGACCGTTCTGACCACCACCGACAGCGCCGCGAAGGCCGAGGAACTGGCGCGCGGCGCGGTGGAGGCGAGGCTGGCCGCCTGCGCGCAGATCTCGGCGCCCGTCACCTCCGTGTACCACTGGCGGAACGCCATCGAGACCAGCGAGGAGTGGCAGGTCCTGCTCAAGACCACCGAGGACCGCTACGAGGCGCTGGAGACCCATCTGCTCGCCCACCACGACTACGACACCCCCGAGATCATCGCGACCCCGGTCGTGCGGGGCAGCGCGGGGTACCTGGCGTGGATCGCGGCGGAGACCGCGGAGCAGGCGTGA
- a CDS encoding gamma-glutamylcyclotransferase family protein, which yields MTGRYREPRLPFFVYGTLRAGEHNHDLFLRGRTSAEEPARLRGALLYEGPGYPYAIEGDGVVTGELVTAAPERYGELIAVLDHLEEYFGPGDPRNLYVRVERRVHTASGTVPAWVYVAAGPVARELRAQGTPIPGGDWSARG from the coding sequence GTGACGGGCCGGTACCGGGAGCCGCGCCTGCCGTTCTTCGTCTACGGCACCCTGCGCGCGGGCGAGCACAACCACGACCTCTTCCTGCGCGGGCGCACCTCGGCCGAGGAACCCGCCCGGTTGCGCGGCGCGCTCCTGTACGAGGGGCCTGGCTATCCGTACGCGATCGAGGGCGACGGCGTCGTCACCGGCGAACTCGTCACCGCGGCGCCCGAGCGGTACGGCGAGCTGATAGCCGTGCTGGACCACCTGGAGGAGTACTTCGGCCCCGGCGACCCGCGCAATCTCTACGTACGGGTCGAGCGCCGCGTCCACACGGCGTCGGGCACCGTACCGGCCTGGGTGTACGTGGCGGCGGGCCCGGTGGCGCGCGAACTGCGCGCGCAGGGCACCCCGATCCCCGGAGGCGACTGGTCCGCACGGGGCTGA
- a CDS encoding VOC family protein, translating into MSQMIFVNLPVKDLDASKAFWEAVGYTFNPQFTDETAACMVISDTIFAMLLTEARFKDFTKKDVADAATSTEVIVALSAESREKVDQLTDAALAAGGSPANEPQDHGFMYGRSFQDPDHHIWEVVWMDEKAAEGR; encoded by the coding sequence ATGTCCCAGATGATCTTCGTGAACCTGCCGGTGAAGGACCTCGACGCGTCGAAGGCCTTCTGGGAGGCGGTCGGCTACACCTTCAACCCCCAGTTCACCGACGAGACCGCCGCCTGCATGGTCATCAGCGACACGATCTTCGCGATGCTCCTGACCGAGGCCCGGTTCAAGGACTTCACCAAGAAGGACGTCGCCGACGCGGCCACCAGCACCGAGGTGATCGTCGCACTGAGCGCCGAGAGCCGCGAGAAGGTCGACCAGCTGACCGACGCGGCCCTCGCGGCCGGCGGCTCGCCGGCGAACGAGCCGCAGGACCACGGCTTCATGTACGGCCGTTCGTTCCAGGACCCGGACCACCACATCTGGGAGGTCGTCTGGATGGACGAGAAGGCCGCCGAAGGCCGGTAG
- a CDS encoding NADPH-dependent FMN reductase, which translates to MDITPQASLAAPSSLAAPSSLAAPPSAAAESHAPASGPAAPLRLALVVGSNREGRFAPVVADWFLVRAGAREDFTVDVVDLAEVDLPTALSGSPRPAVRAELAKVSPRLAAADAFVVLTPEYNHSFPAALKALIDWHYTEWQAKPVGFLSYGGVSGGLRAVEQLRQVFAEMHAVTVRDTVSFRNAGEQFDSEGRHRDPAAPEAAVKTMLDQLAWWGSALREAKALRPYGG; encoded by the coding sequence ATGGACATCACCCCGCAGGCGTCCCTCGCCGCCCCGTCATCCCTCGCCGCCCCGTCATCCCTCGCCGCGCCGCCGTCCGCCGCGGCCGAGTCGCACGCCCCCGCCTCCGGCCCCGCCGCCCCGCTGCGGCTCGCCCTGGTCGTGGGCAGCAACCGCGAGGGCCGCTTCGCCCCGGTCGTCGCCGACTGGTTCCTCGTCCGGGCAGGCGCCCGCGAGGACTTCACCGTCGACGTCGTCGACCTCGCCGAGGTGGATCTCCCCACCGCGCTGTCGGGCAGCCCCCGCCCCGCCGTGCGCGCCGAACTCGCCAAGGTCTCGCCCCGGCTCGCCGCCGCCGACGCCTTCGTCGTCCTCACCCCCGAGTACAACCACTCGTTCCCGGCCGCGCTGAAGGCCCTCATCGACTGGCACTACACCGAGTGGCAGGCCAAGCCCGTCGGGTTCCTCTCCTACGGCGGCGTGTCCGGTGGGCTGCGCGCGGTGGAACAGCTGCGTCAGGTCTTCGCCGAGATGCACGCCGTCACCGTCCGGGACACCGTCTCCTTCCGGAACGCCGGTGAGCAGTTCGACTCCGAGGGCCGGCACCGGGATCCGGCCGCGCCCGAGGCCGCCGTCAAGACGATGCTCGACCAGCTCGCCTGGTGGGGCTCCGCGCTGCGCGAGGCCAAGGCGCTGCGGCCGTACGGCGGCTGA
- the nirB gene encoding nitrite reductase large subunit NirB translates to MTTPTIVLVGHGMVGQHFLEALAERGVTGRARVVVLCEEPRPAYDRVQLTSYFSGRTPDDLSLVEDGFMARHGIELHLDDPAEHIDRDARTVTSRSGRTFAYDTLVLATGSYPFVPPVPGRDAEGCFVYRTIEDLLAIEEYAKTCRTGVVVGGGLLGLEAAGALKGLGLDTHVVEFAPRLMPVQVDDGGGAALLRTIEGMGLSVHTGVGTQEIVADGSVVTGMNLSDGSSLATDLVVFSAGVRPRDQLARDTGLAVGDRGGIVVDERCRTSDPDVYAIGECALASDGRVYGLVAPGYDMAKTVADVLADRTSDSSFTGADTSTKLKLLGVDVASFGDAHGTAEGSLDVVYADSRSGVYKKLVVGADGALLGGVLVGDADSYGMLRPLTGTVPPVPAEQLVLPAGAGAPVALGPSALPDEAVICSCHNVTKGEICAHTTLPEVKKCTKAGTGCGSCVKIIGRLLPQAADQGLCACFSHTRSELYEIVRTLGLTSYTELLDSHGREEARGGDGCEICKPAVGSILASLGNGYILDGEQGALQDTNDHFLANLQRNGSYSIVPRIPGGEITPEKLIVIGEVARDFGLYTKITGGQRIDLFGARVDQLPSIWTRLVDAGFESGHAYGKSLRTVKSCVGQTWCRYGVQDSVRMAIDLELRYRGLRAPHKLKSAVSGCARECAEAQSKDFGVIATAGGWNLYVGGNGGATPRHADLLAQDLSDAELVRLIDRFLMFYIRTADRLERTSVWLERLEGGLDHLRDVVVHDSLGLCDELEAMMARHVAGYRDEWAETLDDPDRLRRFVSFVNAPDAPDPSVKFVPERDQIKPDLTVLTLEGTTAR, encoded by the coding sequence ATGACCACCCCCACGATCGTGCTCGTCGGCCACGGGATGGTCGGCCAGCACTTCCTGGAGGCCCTCGCGGAGCGCGGCGTCACCGGTCGCGCGCGGGTCGTCGTGCTGTGCGAGGAACCGCGCCCCGCCTACGACCGGGTCCAGCTCACCTCGTACTTCTCCGGCCGGACACCCGACGACCTCTCCCTCGTCGAGGACGGGTTCATGGCGCGGCACGGCATCGAACTCCACCTCGACGACCCGGCGGAGCACATCGACCGCGACGCCCGCACGGTCACCTCCCGCAGCGGGCGGACGTTCGCGTACGACACGCTCGTCCTGGCCACCGGCTCCTACCCGTTCGTACCGCCCGTACCCGGCCGCGACGCCGAGGGCTGCTTCGTCTACCGCACCATCGAGGACCTCCTCGCGATCGAGGAGTACGCCAAGACCTGCCGCACCGGCGTCGTCGTCGGCGGCGGGCTCCTCGGCCTGGAGGCGGCGGGCGCGCTCAAGGGCCTGGGCCTGGACACCCACGTCGTGGAGTTCGCGCCGCGGCTGATGCCGGTGCAGGTCGACGACGGCGGCGGCGCCGCGCTGCTGCGCACCATCGAGGGCATGGGCCTGAGCGTCCACACCGGGGTCGGCACCCAGGAGATCGTCGCCGACGGCTCCGTCGTCACCGGCATGAACCTCTCCGACGGCTCGTCTCTCGCCACCGACCTGGTGGTCTTCTCCGCGGGCGTGCGCCCCCGCGACCAGCTGGCCCGCGACACGGGCCTCGCGGTCGGCGACCGCGGAGGCATCGTCGTCGACGAGCGGTGCCGCACCTCCGACCCGGACGTGTACGCGATCGGCGAGTGCGCCCTCGCCTCGGACGGGCGGGTCTACGGGCTCGTCGCACCCGGCTACGACATGGCGAAGACCGTCGCGGACGTCCTCGCCGACCGCACCTCCGACAGCTCCTTCACCGGCGCCGACACCTCCACCAAGCTGAAGCTCCTCGGCGTGGACGTGGCCTCGTTCGGCGACGCGCACGGCACGGCCGAGGGCAGTCTGGACGTCGTCTACGCCGACTCCCGCTCCGGCGTCTACAAGAAGCTGGTCGTCGGCGCGGACGGCGCCCTGCTCGGCGGCGTCCTCGTCGGCGACGCCGACTCGTACGGCATGCTCCGCCCGCTCACCGGCACCGTGCCCCCCGTACCGGCCGAGCAGTTGGTGCTGCCCGCCGGCGCCGGGGCACCCGTCGCCCTCGGCCCGTCCGCGCTGCCCGACGAGGCCGTGATCTGCTCCTGCCACAACGTCACCAAGGGCGAGATCTGCGCCCACACCACCCTGCCCGAGGTGAAGAAGTGCACCAAGGCGGGCACGGGCTGCGGAAGCTGCGTCAAGATCATCGGCCGGTTGCTGCCACAGGCCGCCGACCAGGGCCTGTGCGCCTGCTTCTCCCACACCCGCAGCGAGCTGTACGAGATCGTCCGCACACTCGGCCTCACCTCGTACACCGAACTCCTCGACTCCCACGGGCGGGAGGAGGCCCGCGGCGGCGACGGATGCGAGATCTGCAAGCCCGCCGTCGGCTCGATCCTCGCCAGCCTCGGCAACGGCTACATCCTCGACGGCGAGCAGGGCGCGCTCCAGGACACCAACGACCACTTCCTCGCCAACCTGCAGCGCAACGGCTCGTACTCGATCGTGCCGCGCATCCCCGGCGGGGAGATCACCCCCGAGAAGCTCATCGTGATCGGCGAGGTCGCCCGGGACTTCGGCCTCTACACCAAGATCACCGGCGGCCAGCGGATCGACCTGTTCGGCGCCCGCGTGGACCAGCTGCCCTCCATCTGGACCCGCCTGGTGGACGCCGGCTTCGAATCGGGCCACGCCTACGGAAAGTCGCTGCGCACCGTCAAGTCCTGCGTGGGACAGACCTGGTGCCGCTACGGGGTCCAGGACAGCGTCCGCATGGCGATCGACCTCGAACTGCGCTACCGCGGTCTGCGCGCCCCCCACAAGCTGAAGTCGGCGGTCTCCGGCTGCGCCCGCGAGTGCGCCGAGGCGCAGTCGAAGGACTTCGGCGTCATCGCCACCGCCGGCGGCTGGAACCTGTACGTCGGCGGCAACGGCGGGGCCACCCCGCGCCACGCGGACCTGCTCGCCCAGGACCTCTCCGACGCCGAACTCGTCCGGCTCATCGACCGGTTCCTCATGTTCTACATCCGCACCGCGGACCGCCTGGAGCGCACGTCGGTGTGGCTGGAACGCCTGGAGGGCGGACTCGACCACCTGCGCGACGTCGTGGTCCACGACTCCCTCGGACTGTGCGACGAACTCGAGGCGATGATGGCCCGGCACGTGGCCGGCTACCGCGACGAGTGGGCCGAGACCCTCGACGACCCGGACCGGCTGCGCCGCTTCGTGTCGTTCGTGAACGCGCCGGACGCACCGGACCCGTCGGTGAAGTTCGTCCCCGAGCGCGACCAGATCAAGCCGGACCTCACCGTACTCACCCTGGAAGGGACGACCGCCCGATGA
- a CDS encoding NAD(P)/FAD-dependent oxidoreductase has product MNSRIVVIGAGMAGTRLARQLAPAHDVTLLGEEPHAPYNRVLLADVLAGRYGPEVIALPPVPQGAAEVRRGVRAVRIDRAARTVHCADGSTAEYDRLVLATGSNPVLPPLRGLDGGLPDGVHPFRTLDDCLALAAVARPGSRAVVVGGGLLGVSAARALAERGAEVVVAHQGPTLMDRHLDPEAGGLVRRHLEGLGVEVHTECHARGLRHREGAVTGVELADGFVLDADHVVLACGVRPRTGLAADAGLTVRQGVVVDDTLTTSDPHVHAVGDCAEHGGTVYGLATPALEQADVLAAVLTAATVPGRGPGAPRYTGTRSLTRLTLGSAGAFDVAAFGEPSPRPGDDVVRLADATRGAYRKVVVRGDRLVGGVLLGDLASVGALARAWEGDDPLPDAPLLHLLTTDGGL; this is encoded by the coding sequence ATGAATTCGAGGATCGTGGTGATCGGCGCCGGGATGGCGGGAACGCGGCTGGCGCGGCAGCTCGCCCCGGCGCACGACGTCACGCTGCTCGGCGAGGAGCCGCACGCCCCCTACAACCGGGTGCTGCTGGCCGACGTCCTGGCCGGCCGGTACGGGCCCGAGGTGATCGCGCTGCCCCCGGTCCCCCAGGGCGCCGCCGAGGTGCGGCGCGGGGTGCGGGCGGTACGCATCGACCGGGCCGCGCGGACCGTGCACTGCGCCGACGGCTCGACGGCGGAGTACGACCGGCTGGTGCTGGCGACCGGGTCGAACCCGGTGCTGCCGCCGCTGCGCGGACTCGACGGCGGGCTCCCGGACGGCGTCCACCCCTTCCGCACCCTCGACGACTGCCTGGCGCTCGCGGCCGTGGCCCGGCCCGGCAGCCGCGCGGTCGTCGTCGGCGGCGGACTGCTCGGCGTCTCCGCCGCCCGGGCGCTCGCCGAACGCGGAGCGGAGGTCGTCGTCGCCCACCAGGGCCCCACCCTGATGGACCGCCACCTCGACCCGGAGGCCGGCGGCCTGGTGCGCCGCCACCTCGAAGGACTCGGCGTGGAGGTCCACACCGAGTGCCACGCCCGTGGGCTGCGCCACCGCGAAGGGGCCGTCACCGGCGTCGAACTCGCCGACGGCTTCGTCCTGGACGCCGACCACGTCGTCCTCGCCTGCGGCGTCCGCCCCCGCACCGGCCTCGCCGCGGACGCGGGCCTCACGGTCCGCCAGGGCGTCGTCGTCGACGACACCCTCACCACCTCCGACCCCCACGTCCACGCCGTCGGCGACTGCGCCGAACACGGCGGCACCGTCTACGGACTGGCGACCCCCGCCCTGGAACAGGCCGACGTGCTGGCGGCGGTCCTGACGGCCGCGACCGTACCGGGCCGGGGGCCGGGCGCCCCCCGCTACACCGGCACCCGGTCCCTCACCCGGCTCACCCTCGGCTCCGCCGGCGCGTTCGACGTCGCCGCGTTCGGTGAGCCGTCGCCGCGGCCCGGGGACGACGTCGTGCGCCTCGCGGACGCCACCCGCGGCGCCTACCGCAAGGTCGTCGTCCGCGGCGACCGGCTCGTCGGCGGCGTACTCCTCGGGGACCTCGCCTCCGTCGGCGCGCTCGCCCGGGCCTGGGAGGGCGACGACCCTCTCCCCGACGCACCCCTGCTCCACCTGCTCACCACCGATGGAGGACTCTGA
- a CDS encoding sulfite exporter TauE/SafE family protein, with protein sequence MPDISLTTLVLLCAAAAAAGWIDAVVGGGGLLLLPALLLGMPQVPAAQILGTNKAVAIVGTTGAAVTYVRKAPVQVGTAVRIGLAALAGSMGGAFFAAGISSDVLRPVIMVVLLAVAAFVMLRPSFGTHGDRGPVTRARIATAIVLVGGGIGFYDGLFGPGTGTFLVLALTAVLHLDLVTASATAKIVNVCTNAGALAMFAHQGTVLWQLAALMAVFNLAGGMFGARMALRKGAEFVRGVLLVVVFSLVAKLAFDQWSG encoded by the coding sequence ATGCCCGACATATCGCTGACCACCCTCGTCCTCCTCTGTGCCGCCGCGGCGGCGGCCGGCTGGATCGACGCGGTGGTCGGCGGCGGGGGGCTGCTGCTCCTGCCGGCGCTGCTGCTCGGTATGCCGCAGGTGCCCGCCGCGCAGATCCTCGGCACCAACAAGGCGGTCGCGATCGTCGGCACCACCGGAGCGGCGGTCACCTACGTCCGCAAGGCCCCGGTGCAGGTGGGGACGGCGGTGCGGATCGGGCTCGCCGCGCTCGCCGGCTCCATGGGCGGGGCGTTCTTCGCCGCGGGCATCAGCAGCGACGTCCTCCGGCCCGTGATCATGGTGGTGCTGCTGGCCGTCGCGGCGTTCGTGATGCTGCGCCCCTCCTTCGGCACCCACGGGGACCGGGGCCCGGTCACCCGCGCCCGCATCGCCACCGCGATCGTCCTCGTCGGCGGCGGGATCGGCTTCTACGACGGCCTGTTCGGGCCCGGTACCGGCACCTTCCTGGTGCTGGCCCTGACCGCCGTGCTCCACCTCGACCTGGTCACCGCCTCCGCCACCGCCAAGATCGTCAACGTGTGCACCAACGCCGGCGCGCTCGCGATGTTCGCCCACCAGGGGACGGTGCTGTGGCAGCTGGCCGCGCTGATGGCGGTGTTCAACCTGGCGGGCGGCATGTTCGGGGCGCGGATGGCGCTCCGCAAGGGCGCGGAGTTCGTGCGCGGGGTGCTGCTCGTGGTCGTGTTCTCGCTGGTGGCGAAGCTGGCGTTCGACCAGTGGTCGGGGTAG
- a CDS encoding oxidoreductase, producing the protein MPSTTGWTTHDIPDQSGRTAVVTGANSGIGLVTARELARRGARVLLACRSEERGRYAEELVRRQVPGADVEFRPLDLADLASVRAFAESYTPGTLDLLVNNAGVMALPYGRTADGFEAQFGINHLGHFALTGLLVRKLLNTSGARVVTVSSAMHAVADIDMGDLNSERRYRRWIAYGRSKTANLLFTHELARRLRAAGSDVVAAAAHPGYAATNLQTAGARMEGRRTAERLAELGNRVFARSAEAGALPTLYAATAPGVRPDSFTGPPPLGRRGAPTGARRAGWTVDDVAGERLWVASEQLTGVTYDDLEG; encoded by the coding sequence ATGCCGTCGACGACCGGCTGGACGACGCACGACATCCCCGACCAGAGCGGCCGCACCGCCGTGGTCACCGGGGCCAACAGCGGCATCGGGCTCGTCACGGCCCGGGAACTGGCGAGGCGCGGGGCGCGGGTGCTGCTCGCCTGCCGCAGCGAGGAGCGCGGCAGGTACGCCGAGGAGCTCGTACGGCGCCAGGTGCCCGGCGCGGACGTGGAGTTCAGGCCGCTCGACCTCGCCGACCTGGCGTCCGTGAGGGCGTTCGCGGAGTCGTACACCCCCGGGACGCTGGACCTGCTCGTCAACAACGCCGGCGTCATGGCCCTGCCGTACGGCCGGACCGCCGATGGCTTCGAGGCCCAGTTCGGGATCAACCACCTGGGGCACTTCGCCCTGACCGGGCTGCTCGTCCGGAAGCTGCTGAACACCTCCGGCGCCCGGGTCGTGACCGTGTCCAGCGCGATGCACGCGGTGGCCGACATCGACATGGGCGACCTCAACAGCGAACGCCGATACCGCCGCTGGATCGCCTACGGCCGCTCCAAGACGGCCAATCTGCTGTTCACGCACGAGCTCGCGCGGCGGCTCCGGGCCGCCGGCTCGGACGTCGTCGCGGCGGCCGCGCACCCCGGCTACGCGGCGACCAACCTCCAGACGGCCGGGGCGAGGATGGAGGGCCGCCGGACCGCCGAACGGCTCGCGGAGCTCGGCAACCGGGTCTTCGCCCGGTCCGCGGAGGCGGGGGCGCTGCCCACGCTGTACGCGGCGACGGCTCCCGGCGTGCGCCCCGATTCGTTCACCGGACCGCCCCCGCTGGGCCGGCGGGGCGCGCCCACCGGGGCCCGGCGGGCCGGGTGGACGGTGGACGACGTCGCCGGCGAGCGGCTCTGGGTGGCCTCCGAGCAGCTCACCGGCGTGACGTACGACGATCTCGAGGGCTGA
- a CDS encoding class F sortase, translating to MKSKGFLLAVAVCAGVWLVQNGARPVTPPTPSAAEAFATGRHTDAAAPPLPPSPPVRLRIPRIAVDAPVTRLGLAPDNSLEVPPADQGEVAGWYAGGTAPGARGTAIVAGHVDNADGPAVFYKLGTLKKGNHVEVLREDGRTAVFTVDAVEVYENDAFPDRKVYGAARRAELRVITCGGPFDERTGYRGNVVAFAHLVGVRGPASRG from the coding sequence ATGAAGTCGAAGGGCTTTCTGCTGGCCGTGGCCGTCTGCGCCGGGGTGTGGCTCGTGCAGAACGGCGCGCGGCCCGTCACCCCGCCCACCCCCTCCGCCGCCGAGGCCTTCGCCACCGGCCGGCACACGGACGCCGCCGCCCCTCCGCTGCCCCCGTCGCCGCCGGTCCGGCTGCGCATCCCGCGCATCGCCGTGGACGCCCCCGTGACCCGGCTCGGGCTGGCCCCCGACAACAGCCTGGAGGTGCCGCCCGCCGACCAGGGCGAGGTGGCCGGCTGGTACGCCGGCGGCACCGCCCCGGGCGCCCGGGGCACCGCGATCGTCGCCGGTCACGTCGACAACGCCGACGGGCCCGCCGTCTTCTACAAGCTGGGCACCCTGAAGAAGGGCAACCACGTGGAGGTCCTCCGCGAGGACGGCCGCACGGCGGTCTTCACGGTCGACGCGGTCGAGGTGTACGAGAACGACGCCTTCCCCGACCGGAAGGTGTACGGGGCCGCGCGCAGGGCCGAACTGCGGGTGATCACCTGCGGCGGCCCGTTCGACGAGCGGACCGGTTACCGGGGCAACGTGGTCGCCTTCGCGCACCTGGTCGGGGTGCGTGGGCCCGCGTCACGGGGCTGA
- a CDS encoding DinB family protein, producing MTLPRIRPPFVADERTQLVGWLDMQRAIVAYKCEGLAEADAHRPVLPTSPLMTVAGIVSHLRWTENAWFEVLFLGRPADGPQFAESPEDADMRVEGVPLARLLEEYERQCAISNEIVAAHSLDETGRHPDYTSSAASLRWMLIHMVEETARHAGHLDTVRELLDGEKGYY from the coding sequence ATGACCCTTCCCCGCATACGTCCCCCCTTCGTGGCGGACGAACGGACCCAGCTCGTCGGCTGGCTCGACATGCAGCGCGCGATCGTCGCCTACAAGTGCGAAGGCCTCGCGGAAGCGGACGCCCACCGGCCGGTCCTGCCGACCTCGCCCCTGATGACCGTGGCGGGCATCGTCTCCCATCTCCGCTGGACCGAGAACGCCTGGTTCGAGGTCCTCTTCCTCGGCCGGCCCGCCGACGGCCCGCAGTTCGCCGAGTCGCCCGAGGACGCCGACATGCGGGTCGAGGGCGTCCCGCTGGCGCGCCTGCTGGAGGAGTACGAGCGGCAGTGCGCGATCTCCAACGAGATCGTCGCGGCCCACTCGCTCGACGAGACCGGCCGCCACCCCGACTACACGTCGTCCGCCGCGTCCCTGCGCTGGATGCTGATCCACATGGTGGAGGAGACCGCCCGGCACGCCGGTCACCTGGACACCGTCCGGGAACTGCTCGACGGGGAGAAGGGCTACTACTGA
- a CDS encoding aminotransferase class IV — MTNPPNVHIEIDGRPATGLDPAVIPVLQGAYGHFTAMQVRDGRVRGLALHLERLGHGTRELFGTDLDGDRVRTLVRRALDGSGRSDAGVRVYVYGAATGGGAPTVVVAVREPRTMPGAPRSMMPVPFLRPVPHIKHAGGVGQPYYGRAAALAGFDDALLTGPGGEIAEGHVTNVAFWDGTSLVWPDAPALRGITMALLERLLPSVRREVRLADLGAYPAVVQMNSQGLAPVHRIGTTEFAVDGELVRRLDEAYGTVPWDAI; from the coding sequence ATGACGAACCCGCCGAACGTGCACATCGAGATCGACGGCCGGCCCGCGACCGGGCTGGACCCCGCCGTGATCCCGGTGCTCCAGGGCGCGTACGGCCACTTCACGGCGATGCAGGTGCGCGACGGCCGGGTCCGGGGCCTGGCGCTGCACCTGGAGCGGCTGGGGCACGGGACGCGCGAGCTGTTCGGCACGGACCTCGACGGGGACCGGGTGCGGACGCTGGTGCGCCGGGCCCTCGACGGATCCGGCCGGAGCGACGCGGGCGTGCGCGTGTACGTGTACGGGGCGGCGACCGGGGGCGGGGCGCCGACGGTGGTGGTGGCGGTGCGGGAGCCCCGGACCATGCCGGGCGCGCCCCGGAGCATGATGCCGGTGCCGTTCCTGCGGCCGGTCCCGCACATCAAGCACGCGGGCGGGGTGGGTCAGCCGTACTACGGGCGGGCCGCCGCCCTGGCGGGCTTCGACGACGCGCTGCTGACCGGCCCCGGCGGGGAGATCGCGGAGGGCCACGTCACCAACGTCGCGTTCTGGGACGGCACCTCGCTGGTGTGGCCGGACGCGCCGGCGCTGCGCGGGATCACGATGGCGCTGCTGGAGCGGCTGCTGCCGTCCGTGCGGCGCGAGGTGCGGCTCGCGGACCTCGGCGCGTACCCGGCGGTGGTCCAGATGAACTCGCAGGGCCTCGCGCCCGTCCACCGGATCGGCACGACGGAGTTCGCGGTGGACGGGGAGCTGGTGCGGCGGCTGGACGAGGCGTACGGGACGGTCCCGTGGGACGCGATCTGA